One genomic segment of Centropristis striata isolate RG_2023a ecotype Rhode Island chromosome 13, C.striata_1.0, whole genome shotgun sequence includes these proteins:
- the angptl8 gene encoding uncharacterized protein angptl8 — MKMIWGLCLLCLAGGLRAVHAAPVRKTGKMKEKAAPQEEVNTLMFGVIQFSQSLNYVYETTEAKIAQISRTLRSHGETLQNLGKQTEQAAEVEKEIKVVIQLLQAQMVKQQAQTKMTKDWLASMDQEEVELKTKVKKLEVHLNTKISIKELQKRAEEQANILKNLQHLTQFQKENIEAQNEQLSKLQNMSASMT; from the exons ATGAAGATGATCTGGGGCCTGTGCCTGCTTTGTTTGGCCGGGGGCTTAAGAGCAGTTCACGCAGCTCCAGTCAGGAAGACTGGGAAGATGAAAGAAAAGGCTGCACCACAGGAGGAAGTCAACACGCTCATGTTTGGAGTCATACAGTTCAGCCAATCCCTTAACTATGTTTATGAAACAACGGAGGCAAAGATAGCTCAAATCAGCCGGACTTTGAGGAGCCACGGGGAGACTCTCCAAAATCTGGGGAAGCAGACTGAGCAGGCTGCAGAGGTGGAGAAAGAGATCAAAGTAGTGATCCAGTTGCTACAG GCCCAGATGGTCAAGCAACAAGCTCAGACCAAGATGACTAAAGACTGGCTGGCCAGCATGGATCAGGAAGAGGTGGAgctcaaaacaaaagtgaagaaGTTGGAGGTGCATCTCAACACAAAAATCAGCATCAAAGAACTGCAG aagagagcagaggagcaAGCCAACATCTTGAAAAATTTACAGCACTTGACCCAGTTCCAGAAAGAGAATATTGAGGCTCAGAATGAGCAGCTCTCCAAACTGCAGAACATG AGTGCATCAATGACATAG